TCTTCAAGAACCTAGGCGAACAGCCTGTTCAAAAAAGTGTCGATAATCAACCAACGCAAGAAGCCAGCCACAGCCAATGGGACGATTATAATATCCCTAGCAGCTTGCGCCAGTTCATTACAAAAGGTTACGACGACCTCACTTGGCTACGCTTATCACCTTCTTTTAAAATTGCGACGCTTTATAACGAAGAAGGTGGAGCACAAATTGCGCTAACAAGAGTAAAAGCAGGTGCACATATGCCCACTCATACTCACACCGGAGATGAAATCACCTTGGTGTTAGAAGGTGCTTTTTCTGACGAGAGTGGCGTTTATCGACAAGGTGACTTTATTAATCGCGACGTTAGTCATAAGCATAAGCCCATCGTAACTAAAGATGCCGAATGTATTTGCTTAACCGTGTTGGACGCACCAATTGAATTTACAGGTTGGTTCACCCGTCTCTTGAACCCAATCATTCGTCGTTACCACCCGTACTCCCATGTATAAAAAGGAGCATGATCCAAGCCACCATAGCCAATGATAGGTGCACGATTGTAGACGTTCGCTTAGAACAAGCAAATTTTGTGAAATTCTGGTATAGTCCTTGTTCAAATTAAAAACAAGGACTATTTATCATGGCAACTAAGAAGAAACAGCCGGCCGCTTCGGAGACGTCAGAATCCATTGAAAAGCAAATGCAAGAATTCCTTGCTCGTGGTGGGCAGATAGATAAAATCAATTCAGGTGTTAGCGGTCAATCTCAGCTCACAGGATCACGCCATATATCTCTAGGAAATAGCAAAACGAAACCACAGCAAGCTTAAAAAGTATTTGGTTTATCCAAAATACTCCACGCTATTTTCGTTTGTACGCCAACCCTATAAATGCTGTTTTAAGCCCATTCTGAAACGCAAATAGGTTGGCGGATCAAATCATTGTTCCAGACAATTCTACAATGACACTCTTACCGACACAGGAATATTATGCTTACCGATTCTGATCGCGCTTTTTTTCGCCCTAAGTGGCGTCGAGTTGTTGTCACTCTATTATGCGTAGCATGGTCTGCTCTTGAATGGGTATCGAATGAACCAATTTGGGCCACCATCGCAGTAGGTATTACCCTATATTGTTTGTGGAACTTTTTTTACAAATTCGAAAAAGAAAACGACCACACACCGCCTGACTAGTTCGACGATGGCTTACACTCGCCATCGCCTAAAGCTCATCTAATTTCCCAATCACTATTATGGCTGGTCATATTTTCGCCATACAAACGTCACGACTCTGTCATATTGACGCTCTACTCTCACTAATAGAACTAAAAATACTTATTAGAGCGGAGCAACACTGTGATACAAGTCGAGCAAATGATTGCCAGTAAATCTCCTCAGTTTTTCGATAAAAGCCCATTTATTACACGCCCTACGTTAAGTGTCTTAAAACGCTTATTCCACGAAAATGAAGTAAACCAATTCCTGGAAAAAAACGACGGCTGTGTTGGCTTCGAATTTATTGATCGTATACTGGATCACTTCAACTTTAGTTACCAAGTGAGTCAAGTTGATCGCCGAAATATCCCTGCCAGTGGCCGTATGATGATCATCGCCAATCATCCTCTCGGTGCTTTAGACGGCTTGGCGTTACTCCGACTCATTGGTGAAATACGTCCGGATGTCAAAATCGTCGCTAATGATCTGTTAATGGGATTTGATGGTTTGAAAAGCCTCGTTTTACCCGTCGATAATTTAGGGGGGAAAACGGGGCGTCAGCAACTTAAAGCCATTATGAACTGTCTACACAATGAAGAAGCCGTGATTATTTTTCCCGCTGGCGAAGTGTCTCGTATGTCGCCAAGTGGCGTAAAAGACCAACAGTGGAATCAGAACTACTTAAAACTGGCGCAAAAAACCAATAGTCCATTGCTACCTGTACACATAGGTGGCCGCAATTCCATGTTGTTTTACACCAGCTCACTTTTGTATCGGCCTCTGTCTACACTTCAACTTGCCAACGAAATGTTTCGCCAAAAGAACCGTAAAATTCCCATGCAAGTAGGCCAGGCGATTCCGATCCAAGAATTGGCTAAGTTGCCATTGAGTGACAAAGAAAAAAATAAACTGGTAAAACGCCATCTGTACCGTATCGCCAAGGGAAAAAAGCCCCTGCTGAAAACAGAAAAAACGGTTGAGCACCCACAGAATAGACAGCTAATACGACAAGAACTTAAACAGTCAGAGCACCTTGGTAGCACCAAAGACAACAAACAGATTTACCTGTTCAATTACGACCCTATGTCGGTCACGATGAAAGAAATCGGGCGTTTACGTGAAATTGCCTTTCGTAAAGTCGGCGAAGGCACAGGAGAACGTTCTGACCTAGATAAATTCGACCAGCACTATCGGCATTTGGTTTTATGGGATGAAGAAGAATTAGAAATAGTCGGGGCTTATCGTATAGGCGAAGTCGCACGCTACATGAAAGAAGAAAAAACCAATAAAATATACAGCGCAGAACTGTTCCAATATTCGTGTGATATGGAGCCTTACTTTGAACAAGGCATCGAACTAGGACGAAGCTTTATCCAACCTAAATATTGGGGCAAACGCAGCTTAGATTATTTATGGTATGGCATTGGCGCTTATCTAGATCGGCATCCAGAAATACGCTACATGTTCGGCCCCGTGAGTTTGAGCAATAGCTACCCACAAGTGGCAAAAGATTTCATCGTGTCATTCTACCGATTGTATTTCGCAGACAAAGAACACTTAGCGCGCTCTTTTACGCCTTATCAGGTCAATACTGAGCACGCTGACATCATTTCAACCCTGTTTAGTGGCAACAATTACGATGAAGACTTCAGGGTTTTAAAAGAACAACTCAGCCATTTTGGCGCCAGTGTGCCAACGCTGTTTAAGCAATACAGTGAGTTATGTGAGTCGGGCGGAGTTCGCTTCTTAGACTTTGGTGTCGATTCAGACTTTGGCTACTGCGTGGACGGTTTAGTCCTGGTAGACCTCAATACAGTCAAAGAAGCGAAAAACAAACGCTACCGAGGGCACAACGAAGTGAATCACCTCTAGCTTTATTGCTAGTTCACGACCGTGGATCGTGATGGTGACCATGAGAGTGATGATGCTCATGGTCTGAGCGTTTAAAAGCAACCAGATACACAATTTTAATAACCAGCATCACGCTCAATGCAATGAGAACGATCATTTGAATATCCATAAAAACACCTCTTTATTATTGTTGGTGTCTTTTGAGTGTAGAACATTTAAACGCGTCTAATTGTGAATTTACGTCTCAGGACTGTATTCATTTCGTAAGCCCAATAACAGGGCATTAATACCCAATATAGAGGCGATTTTTACTCAACCAAAGACGGCTTAGACAGCACGTAATACGCTTTTTATCGGTAGATTAATCACTTAGATAATATGGCGTAAGTTTTGCCTGTTCTTTAATTAAAGAGTCGTTTCTTTAACCCTCAGGCTTTTGCAGTAGCCTAATTTTTTGTCTATCACTAGGCCATGGAGCTGAAAATGATCGAGAAAACATATTTAAAAACCAAGCCAAAATGCAAAGTGAAATTTGCCCTATCAGCAGACATGATCGGTGACGGCCAGAACGTTTCGGTGGTTGGTGACTTTAACAATTGGGACGCTTCAGCGCACCCATTACGCAAACAAAAGTCGGGCGTCTTTGCTTCTACCTTAAATCTAGAAATCGATCACACTTACCAATTCCGCTACCTTATTGACAACCAGTACTGGCTAAACGATGACATGGCAGACGCCTATGTACCGAGCCCTTTAAGCCAAGATTCAAACGGGATATTAAGCCTATAGCTCTCCTACGCCTCTTTTTGTTTTCACTGTCAAAAAGAGGCGATTCTTCTGATCAAAAATCTTTTTTTTGACTGGCTTATTCACGCCATAAACGGCTCGTAAGCGTCCTCTTCACGCCTTCCTCTTGATACTCGACTGCCATTGCAGATCAAAAATGTGTACAATGTTTTTTATTGAACGTACGTTTAACAAAAAATATTAATACCTCGATGGTTCCATACAGAACATCGAAACAGACTAACCAATAAGAGGCACATCATGGCACATCAGCAGCAATACATTCACGGCCGCTACCATGCATCCACCAGCGGAGAGCACTTTGAAACCATTAACCCTGCCACAGGGGAAGTGATTGCAACCGTTGAGCACGCCGGTCAAGCCGAGCTAGATGCTGCTGTTGAATCCGCCAAGAAGGGGCAAAAAGTCTGGGCCGCAATGAGCCCTGTTGAACGTGGCCGTATCCTTAAAAAAGCAGCCGAATTACTGCGTGAAAACAACGAAGTACTCGCACGCTTAGAAGTACTAGACACCGGTAAACCGCTTCAAGAAGCCATTTGTGTCGACATTGAAACAGGCGCTGACGTCATTGAATATTACGCAGGCCTAACCGATAAAATACAAGGCGAATACCAAGACCTTGGCAACGGCAATTTTTTCTACACTCGTCGCGAGCCATTAGGCGTTTGCGCTGGCATCGGCGCGTGGAACTACCCTATTCAAATCGCCATGTGGAAATCTGGCCCTGCGCTGGCCGCTGGCAACGCGATGATTTTCAAACCTTCAGAAGAAACGCCTTTAACGGCTCTTAAATTAGCCGAAATCTACACACAAGCCGGTTTACCAGATGGCGTGTTTAACGTGATTCAAGGTGATGGTCGTACAGGTCAAATGATCACGGCTCACCCAGGCATCGACAAAGTCTCTTTCACTGGTGAAGTCGGTACAGGCAAAAAAGTCATGGCTGCATCGGCACAGTCTCTAAAAGATGTGACCATGGAACTGGGCGGAAAATCGCCTATGATCATCTTCCCAGACATGCCCGTTGACCAAGCTGTCTCTGCAGCGATGTTGGCGAATTTCTATACACAAGGTGAAGTTTGCACCAACGGCACACGCGTATTCGTTCACGCAGACATAATGGACGCTTTCACCAAAGAATTAAAAACTCGCACTGAAGCCATGATCATTGGCGACCCAATGGACATGGAAACACAAGTAGGCGCTTTGATTTCGAAAGACCACATGCACAAGGTACTCGGTTACATTCAGGCGGCAAAAGACGCGGGTGCAACCTTGCTTTGTGGCGGTTACCAAGTCACTGAAAATGGCTTAGACAAAGGCGCGTTTGTTGCGCCAACGGTCTTTACTGATTGCACAGACGACATGCCACAAGTACAAGACGAGATCTTCGGTCCTGTGATGTCGGTTCTTAGCTTCACCGATGAAGACGAAGTAATCAAGCGTGCAAATGATACCAAGTTTGGTTTGGCTGCTGGCGTCTTCACGAAAGACTTCGCTCGCGCACACCGTGTCATTAATCAAATGCAGGCCGGTATTTGTTGGATAAACGCATGGGGCTCTTCCCCTGCAGAAATGCCCGTAGGCGGATACAAAGAGTCTGGTGTTGGCCGTGAAAATGGCATCGATACGTTATACCACTACACACAAAACAAGAGCGTTTTTGTTGATCTCAACGACATTCAAAAACCTTACTAAGCGAGACACACCATGACAATCGAAACATACGATTACATTATCGTTGGTGCTGGCTCTGCTGGGTGTGTATTGGCAGACCGACTAACAGAGAGTGGCGAGAACAACGTTCTACTATTAGAAATGGGCGGTTCGGATAAAAGCATTTTTATCCAGATGCCAACCGCTTTGTCTTACCCGATGAACTCAGATAAATACGCTTGGCAGTTTCATACTGACAAAGAGCCAGGCCTGGATAATCGCGAAATGCATTGCCCACGCGGTAAAGTATTGGGCGGCTCTTCTTCCATCAATGGCATGGTCTATGTTCGCGGCCACGCGTGCGATTTTGACCAATGGGAAGAAAACGGCGCAGCGGGATGGAATTACCAAACCTGCTTACCTTACTTTAAGAAGGCAGAATCTTGGAAAGGCGGCGCAGACACTTATCGCGGCGGCGAAGGCCCCTTGTCGACCAACAACGGCAACGACATGACCTACAACCCACTGTATCAAGCATTTATTGATGCAGGTAACCAAGCAGGTTACGGCGAAACAGCGGATTACAATGGCCATCGCCAAGAAGGTTTTGGCCCAATGCACATGACAGTGAAAAATGGTGTACGGGCGTCTACGTCTAACGCTTATTTACGTCGTGCTATGCAACGCCCTAACCTAACACTGAAAACTGGCGTACTGAGCCACAAAGTCTTATTTGAAAGTAACAACGCTGAAGGCAAAAAAGCCGTTGGTATTGAGTTCAGTAAGAAAGGTCAAGTCAGTCAAGTGTATGCCAGCAAAGAAGTCATTTTGTCAGCAGGTTCAGTTGGCTCACCACAGTTATTGCAACTGTCTGGTGTGGGTCCAAAAGACGTTTTAGAAAAAGCCGGTGTCCCCCTGGTACATGAACTGCCTGGTGTCGGGGAAAACTTACAAGATCACTTGGAAGTCTACTTCCAATACCGATGTAAGCAACCAGTGACGCTAAATGGCAAACTGGACTTGATCAGCAAAGGCTTAATCGGCACACGCTGGATCTTATTTAAAAGCGGTTTAGGCGCAACCAACCATTTTGAATCTTGTGGTTTTATTCGTTCTCGTGCTGGTTTGAAATGGCCAAACATTCAATACCACTTCTTGCCAGCCGCTATGCGTTACGATGGCCAAGCTGCGGTTGATGGTCATGGTTTCCAAGTCCACGTTGGACCAAACAAACCAGAGAGTCGCGGTAAGTTATGGATTGAATCCGCAGACCCAGCAGCCAAACCACGCATTCTGTTCAATTACATTTCAACCGAACAAGATAAGCAAGATTGGCGCGATACCATTCGTCTTACTCGTGAAGTGCTTGAGCAATCCGCATTGGATATGTACCGTGGCGAAGAGATTCAACCCGGCATCAATATTCAAAGTGATAAAGACATCGACCAATGGGTGAAAGAGAACGTAGAAAGTGCTTATCATCCTTCTTGTACTTGTAAAATGGGAAGCGATAGCGATCCGATGGCGGTGTTGAACGACGCTTGCCAAGTTCGTGGCATTGACAACCTGCGTGTAGTGGATTCGTCAATTTTCCCGACGATCACCAACGGTAACTTGAACGCACCGACTATCATGGTGGCAGAAAAAGCGGCAGATATGATTCTTGGAAAAGACGCGTTACCAAGCCTAGACGTGCCTGTTTGGATTCACCCAGAATACGAAACAAAACAGCGTTAATTAACTGCTTTTAAATCGTTCATAACAAAAAACCCCAAGGTAAATTCACTCACCTTGGGGTTTTTTATGGGCTAAATCGAGTGTTATTGATCTCTCAACCGAAAGCGACTAATGATTTTTTCTAAATCCGTCGACAGTTTTGCCATCTCTTCACTGGATTTTGATATTTCAGAAATTGCTTGCTCACTCCTAGACGATGCTTCCGTTACCGCTTCAACATTATTGCTGATCTCATTGGCAACACTGCCTTGCTCCTCAGAGGCGCTTGAGACCTGTTCCATCATGTTACTCACATTGTCCACGTAGTTAGAGGCTTCATTAAGTGAGTTAGCCGTATGGTTGGCGGTATCGGACACTCGTTGCGCATAGTCCACACAAGAATGTAATACTTTTTGAGCAGCGGACGCTTCCATTTGCAAACTGCGAATAATGCTTGCGATTTGCTCCGTCTCTTTTTGTGTATTAGACGCAAGTCCTCGGACTTCATCAGCAACAACGGCAAAGCCTCGACCTGATTCTCCTGCCCGGGCGGCTTCAATAGCAGCATTCAGGGCCAGAAGATTTGTTTGATCTGAAATACCTTGAATAGTAGAAACGACATTGGATATTTCTTCAGTGCGTTTATTCAGATTATCCACTGTCTCTCTTGCTTTACGAACCTCTTCCGACACTTGCGCCATGTCTTTCACAGCGATCAAGAGATCTTCTCTGCTATCATTAACACGTTGTTTTGCGTCACCAGCAGCGCTGGTGGCATCTAAAATGTTACGAGCCACTTCTGTTACGGAAATGACCATTTGCTGCATAGCATTCCCAATCTCAGTCGTACTACTGTGCTGAGATTGGATATTAGCACTGGCTGTTTCAGAAATTTCTGCCAATTTATATGAAGACACCGACTGTGACATCGCACTGCTTTTCACCTGCCTAATCAGCTGATTTAAGTTTTCCGACATCGTACGCATCGCACCATAAATACTAGAGGGCGAACTTGTGTTATTAAACTCAATAGACAAATCACCAGCAGCTATTTTTTCTGCGATAGCCTGCATTTCTTTAGGCTCTGCACCCAGAGGCGCCAAGATACTACGAGCGAACCAAAGTGCAATAAAGGCGATCGCAACAGCAATAATCAAGCACAAAGCCAAAATAACATAATTCAGCTTATGCACACTGGCTAACGCTTCATCCTCCGCCATTTCCGCGACAACAATCCACTTCAAACCTTTGTATTCAAGTGGGCTATAAGAAGACAATACAGAATTGCCTTTGTAGTTTTCAATCATTTTCGTATTGGCAATACCCTTGCTGGCTTCTTGCACAACAACCGTATCAACACTGCCTTCTTTTGGGTTTCTAAAAGACGCTAAGACAGAATGGTTTTCTGGATCAAGATAAGAGTCAGACCGCATCTTGCCGTCCATACCAATCAGGTAGGTTTCACCGGTTTCGCCCAATCCCGCTCTTTCCGTCATGATGTTATTTAATGTGCTGATTGGAAATTGAGCAACTAACACACCAATGCGCTTTTCATTTTTAAAGACAGGAACCGACAAAAAGCCTGCTGGTGATTGATGCGAAGGCATATAGAGAGAGAAATCAGTAAAACTCACGCCATCGTTATTTAATGAATTGGTGAATGCTTTCGCCAATCCTGAGTCTTTAAAGGGGCCAGTCGTTAAAGACGTACCAAAATCAATTTCTTTGAATACACTGTAAACAACATCTCCAGTATCTGAGATTAAAAAAACATCATAAAAACCAAACTCTTGCTGCACTTTTTGTAAGTATGGGTGTGCACCTTGATGGAAAGCATCGTAGGCTGGAATATGTTGTGAGTTAAGCGTTTTATCTTTTTCTCCAACAGGGTTGGTATTTTGAGCAATATAGGCACTTTGAAGAAGAATAGCGGCCGGTGAAAGTTGTGATATTAAGGCATCAGATTCAAATTCACTGGCTTCATCCGGTGACAATCGAGTCTTAAATTCACTGTCATAAAAGCGCGCAACATCATCCAGGTTTTGATCATTAACGGGGATTTTATTGAGTCTTTTATAAGCATTTCCCAGCAATGGCAACATACGCACCACGATCGGGTTTTCCGCCAAAAGCGAAAGGCCATTTGATAGAGTGTCTAGATACGACGTAACAGAATGGCTCTTTGTTTCTTGCAACGACATTAATTGATTATTGCCCATGTCAATTAATGCTTTGCTTGAAAAATTAACAGAAATGGCGGAAGAGATAAAAACAGGGATTAACCCGACCAACATTAAAGTAATCAGTATCTTATTTTTAAAGGTCATTAGCAGGCATCTTCTTTATAAAGAGGTTAATAAGTAT
This genomic stretch from Marinomonas primoryensis harbors:
- a CDS encoding ChrR family anti-sigma-E factor, coding for MINYHPSIEILTDYAAGSLPLVHSLCVSTHLERCPECQQQIRKLEMLGSHLFDQAKTESRQLSNLKDSFFKNLGEQPVQKSVDNQPTQEASHSQWDDYNIPSSLRQFITKGYDDLTWLRLSPSFKIATLYNEEGGAQIALTRVKAGAHMPTHTHTGDEITLVLEGAFSDESGVYRQGDFINRDVSHKHKPIVTKDAECICLTVLDAPIEFTGWFTRLLNPIIRRYHPYSHV
- a CDS encoding GNAT family N-acyltransferase, which codes for MIQVEQMIASKSPQFFDKSPFITRPTLSVLKRLFHENEVNQFLEKNDGCVGFEFIDRILDHFNFSYQVSQVDRRNIPASGRMMIIANHPLGALDGLALLRLIGEIRPDVKIVANDLLMGFDGLKSLVLPVDNLGGKTGRQQLKAIMNCLHNEEAVIIFPAGEVSRMSPSGVKDQQWNQNYLKLAQKTNSPLLPVHIGGRNSMLFYTSSLLYRPLSTLQLANEMFRQKNRKIPMQVGQAIPIQELAKLPLSDKEKNKLVKRHLYRIAKGKKPLLKTEKTVEHPQNRQLIRQELKQSEHLGSTKDNKQIYLFNYDPMSVTMKEIGRLREIAFRKVGEGTGERSDLDKFDQHYRHLVLWDEEELEIVGAYRIGEVARYMKEEKTNKIYSAELFQYSCDMEPYFEQGIELGRSFIQPKYWGKRSLDYLWYGIGAYLDRHPEIRYMFGPVSLSNSYPQVAKDFIVSFYRLYFADKEHLARSFTPYQVNTEHADIISTLFSGNNYDEDFRVLKEQLSHFGASVPTLFKQYSELCESGGVRFLDFGVDSDFGYCVDGLVLVDLNTVKEAKNKRYRGHNEVNHL
- a CDS encoding isoamylase early set domain-containing protein; the encoded protein is MIEKTYLKTKPKCKVKFALSADMIGDGQNVSVVGDFNNWDASAHPLRKQKSGVFASTLNLEIDHTYQFRYLIDNQYWLNDDMADAYVPSPLSQDSNGILSL
- the betB gene encoding betaine-aldehyde dehydrogenase; protein product: MAHQQQYIHGRYHASTSGEHFETINPATGEVIATVEHAGQAELDAAVESAKKGQKVWAAMSPVERGRILKKAAELLRENNEVLARLEVLDTGKPLQEAICVDIETGADVIEYYAGLTDKIQGEYQDLGNGNFFYTRREPLGVCAGIGAWNYPIQIAMWKSGPALAAGNAMIFKPSEETPLTALKLAEIYTQAGLPDGVFNVIQGDGRTGQMITAHPGIDKVSFTGEVGTGKKVMAASAQSLKDVTMELGGKSPMIIFPDMPVDQAVSAAMLANFYTQGEVCTNGTRVFVHADIMDAFTKELKTRTEAMIIGDPMDMETQVGALISKDHMHKVLGYIQAAKDAGATLLCGGYQVTENGLDKGAFVAPTVFTDCTDDMPQVQDEIFGPVMSVLSFTDEDEVIKRANDTKFGLAAGVFTKDFARAHRVINQMQAGICWINAWGSSPAEMPVGGYKESGVGRENGIDTLYHYTQNKSVFVDLNDIQKPY
- the betA gene encoding choline dehydrogenase codes for the protein MTIETYDYIIVGAGSAGCVLADRLTESGENNVLLLEMGGSDKSIFIQMPTALSYPMNSDKYAWQFHTDKEPGLDNREMHCPRGKVLGGSSSINGMVYVRGHACDFDQWEENGAAGWNYQTCLPYFKKAESWKGGADTYRGGEGPLSTNNGNDMTYNPLYQAFIDAGNQAGYGETADYNGHRQEGFGPMHMTVKNGVRASTSNAYLRRAMQRPNLTLKTGVLSHKVLFESNNAEGKKAVGIEFSKKGQVSQVYASKEVILSAGSVGSPQLLQLSGVGPKDVLEKAGVPLVHELPGVGENLQDHLEVYFQYRCKQPVTLNGKLDLISKGLIGTRWILFKSGLGATNHFESCGFIRSRAGLKWPNIQYHFLPAAMRYDGQAAVDGHGFQVHVGPNKPESRGKLWIESADPAAKPRILFNYISTEQDKQDWRDTIRLTREVLEQSALDMYRGEEIQPGINIQSDKDIDQWVKENVESAYHPSCTCKMGSDSDPMAVLNDACQVRGIDNLRVVDSSIFPTITNGNLNAPTIMVAEKAADMILGKDALPSLDVPVWIHPEYETKQR
- a CDS encoding methyl-accepting chemotaxis protein; this translates as MTFKNKILITLMLVGLIPVFISSAISVNFSSKALIDMGNNQLMSLQETKSHSVTSYLDTLSNGLSLLAENPIVVRMLPLLGNAYKRLNKIPVNDQNLDDVARFYDSEFKTRLSPDEASEFESDALISQLSPAAILLQSAYIAQNTNPVGEKDKTLNSQHIPAYDAFHQGAHPYLQKVQQEFGFYDVFLISDTGDVVYSVFKEIDFGTSLTTGPFKDSGLAKAFTNSLNNDGVSFTDFSLYMPSHQSPAGFLSVPVFKNEKRIGVLVAQFPISTLNNIMTERAGLGETGETYLIGMDGKMRSDSYLDPENHSVLASFRNPKEGSVDTVVVQEASKGIANTKMIENYKGNSVLSSYSPLEYKGLKWIVVAEMAEDEALASVHKLNYVILALCLIIAVAIAFIALWFARSILAPLGAEPKEMQAIAEKIAAGDLSIEFNNTSSPSSIYGAMRTMSENLNQLIRQVKSSAMSQSVSSYKLAEISETASANIQSQHSSTTEIGNAMQQMVISVTEVARNILDATSAAGDAKQRVNDSREDLLIAVKDMAQVSEEVRKARETVDNLNKRTEEISNVVSTIQGISDQTNLLALNAAIEAARAGESGRGFAVVADEVRGLASNTQKETEQIASIIRSLQMEASAAQKVLHSCVDYAQRVSDTANHTANSLNEASNYVDNVSNMMEQVSSASEEQGSVANEISNNVEAVTEASSRSEQAISEISKSSEEMAKLSTDLEKIISRFRLRDQ